The Cytobacillus oceanisediminis genomic interval GCCACAGCATTACCTGGTCAGAGTGCTGGCGGTCCTAAAGCATCCAATGCAAGGCGATTTGCATAATCCAAAAGAGGCGGACGTGATACTTTTCCATGAGCGCCGCGCGCTTGCATTCAGAGAGCAGACCAATGTGCCTAAGCAGATGGTAAAGCCATTTGAAGAAGAAATGCCGGATTATAAGGATTCGCTGCAAATAGCTTTGGATAAAATGAGAACGGAGCTGGAAGGAGATTCTTCTCCCTGGGCAGAACAAAGCATAAGGAATCTTGACTCATTGGAAAAGGATTATTTTAAGTAAAATGAAAACAAGCCAAATCATTCTGATGGATTTGGCTTGTCAGGCAAATTTATTAAACAGTTTCGAGAAGTCCACCCGATCGCCAATTGTAGTAGGTTCCGGCTTCTGCAGATACTTCTTATCTTTTTCTACCAATCTGAAAATATTGTAAGTCGTTAGGGCATCATCTAAAGCTCGGTGGTGTTTTCCTGTTCCTTCCTTGCCGTATTCCTGAACGGCTTTCCATAATCCTGTCTGGTTTTGGTCCCCAAAAAAACGCTTATATTCCATCGAAAGGTCCACTTCCCTGCCTCTGAACGGAAAATCAACTCCAGCCTGGCTGCAATTATTCCTAAGCACCTTCATATCCATATTTCCCCACGTAACAATCGTGCATGGACGGTTCCTGTTCATATCCATCATTTTTTTCACCAGTTCAAGAAAATCGATGCCCCGGTCTACCTGTTCCTGTGTTATATGCAGAAAGGATTTGCAACGCTCGGACAATATCGGAAACCGGACAGGAGTTACATATGAAGAGAACTCTTCACAAACTTGATTGCTGATGACTGATACAATTCCCGCTTCGATAATTTCCGGAAAAAACCCTCTGAAAGCACTGCCTTTCTCAGGCATGGTAAACTCAAAATCAATAAATAGGTATTGGTGTTCCTCCCCCATGTTTTCACCTGCTTTCCATTAGAAAATTTACGCACACAATTTCTTATATTATAGCATGAAATATTTCAATTTTCTGAGTAAATTGCATTTAAGCCGGAATTTTTCAGCAGCATTTGCCTTCTTTTAAAAAAGCTTAACTCCGCAGAAAAAAAGCCGAAAAATAGGATAGAAGTTTAAAATAACGGAGGCGGATTCCTTTGCGTTCTTGGTCTGGATTTATGATCATCATTCTTTTGCTTCCTATTTTTTCTTTACTGGTATTTGCTGTCTCTGCTGAATCGCAAAAGGTCCAGGGATTCCATGAGCTGCTGGATGAAAAGCTTGAAATAAAAGAAGTCAGCCTGCCCCAGACAAGTTATATTAAAGCAGGCAACGGCAAGGTAATCTCTGAAATATATCATCCGGTAAACAGAATCAGCCTATCGTCAGGTGACATTCCCCCTTTTCTTAAGGATGTATTTATCACAGCAGAGGACCAGCATTTTTATGATCATGCCGGATTCGATGTTGCTGCCATTGGACGTGCCCTGGCCGGCAAGATCCATCCATAAAATCACTGATCTAAAAGGAAATTTGCTTTATAGCTGGGAGGATTTTCAAACGCAAATTTGGAGCGAAAAAACGATAGAAAAAGTGAGGGATTTAATGGCCAGGACTGTTCAATCCGGCACAGCCCGGAAAGCACGTCTGCCAGATGGTTATGCGGGCGGCAAAACAGGAACCACAAATGGCTATCATGATTTCTGGTTCGTGGGCTTAACTGGCCAGTACACAGCAGGTGTCTGGGTTGGAAAAGATCGGCCCGGCAGTCTGGCTGCTATCGAATCGGATTCTCCCCAGCTGCTGATTTGGAAGGATATAATGTCTGATTAAAATGATATGTTTACCTTAAAAGGAGGCCCTTTACAGCGGCCTCCTTTTACTATATCGGCAGACTGGCCATGATGCTGTTGTATATTTTCAAAGAA includes:
- a CDS encoding transglycosylase domain-containing protein, with the translated sequence MRSWSGFMIIILLLPIFSLLVFAVSAESQKVQGFHELLDEKLEIKEVSLPQTSYIKAGNGKVISEIYHPVNRISLSSGDIPPFLKDVFITAEDQHFYDHAGFDVAAIGRALAGKIHP
- the kapD gene encoding 3'-5' exonuclease KapD; the protein is MGEEHQYLFIDFEFTMPEKGSAFRGFFPEIIEAGIVSVISNQVCEEFSSYVTPVRFPILSERCKSFLHITQEQVDRGIDFLELVKKMMDMNRNRPCTIVTWGNMDMKVLRNNCSQAGVDFPFRGREVDLSMEYKRFFGDQNQTGLWKAVQEYGKEGTGKHHRALDDALTTYNIFRLVEKDKKYLQKPEPTTIGDRVDFSKLFNKFA
- a CDS encoding penicillin-binding transpeptidase domain-containing protein; translation: MPDSMLLPLDVPWPARSIHKITDLKGNLLYSWEDFQTQIWSEKTIEKVRDLMARTVQSGTARKARLPDGYAGGKTGTTNGYHDFWFVGLTGQYTAGVWVGKDRPGSLAAIESDSPQLLIWKDIMSD
- a CDS encoding kinase-associated lipoprotein B, whose amino-acid sequence is MAEVKIGDKVTAIYKTGKYIGEVTDIRPQHYLVRVLAVLKHPMQGDLHNPKEADVILFHERRALAFREQTNVPKQMVKPFEEEMPDYKDSLQIALDKMRTELEGDSSPWAEQSIRNLDSLEKDYFK